TCATTTATGAATCTACTTCCTATAGAAATTCGATTAGACAACAGAATACTAAGTTTAATAATTAGGCTATTACCATGCAAATATAATATTGAAGAGACGTAAGAAACAACAAATAAAATTATAAATATGATTGGAATAAACCATCTTGAATTAATAAACAAAAAATTTCTATTCTTAAAAAAATATTGTAGTAGGGTTAAACATGACACTACTAATATAAGGAAAAACGACGTTCTAGAGTTGGTCAGACCATAAAAGATAATACTAATAATATTGAAAACACCGATTTTAAATAATAACTTAGTCATTTTTTTTTCTGAAAAAGTAGATAGCATGAATAAACTCAGCAACATCATTCCAACAGTATTTGGATGCCAAAATCCTAATGAACTTCTAACAATTCCATCTCTTATTACAACCCTGTCAGGAATGACTGATAGGAAAAAAAGAGATAATATTAATATAAAACTTATGGCTTGTGTTACAAAAAATGTGTTTAGTATTTTTTTTAGTGACAAACATTTTAATCCTGTAATGACAATCATTAAATCTAATAATGGAGAAACTCCAACAATAACTCTCGTTACAAATAACGGAATAACGATCGTAGCCAATACAACTATTTGTTTTACACTATATTTATTAAATAATAAGATAAATAGAAGTGACAGTATGATATAGCCACTTTTAATTATTTGAGCAAAATTAGCTAAACTATGAACTAAATTTAATGTTGAATTTTGTATTAAAAAAATTGTCATTAAATATACTGAAAATGAGCTTATTATTAGTAGGTTTTTAAATTGTAATTTTTTATTCATACTACCTCCAGTTCTTAACTTACTGTGTACTCTTTTGGAGTGATATAATCAACTTTCTCATGTCTTTCTTTTATTATTGCTGGATTTCCATAAGCAATGGAATTCGGTGGAATATCTTTTGAGATAACAGTATTAGCACCGATTACACAGTTTTCACCGATATTTATTGGACCACTACGACAGCTCCAGAATATATCACTGTATTTTTTCCGATAATAGGTGTACCAGTATTATTTAATTTACCATTCATATACCTTGTATTTGCACCAATAGTAACTCTGGGATGACTCACACAGCCTAAGCCGTTGTGTTTAAATTGTATATCATTTCCTATTTTAGTATTCTCATTCACATACGCTTCGAAAGCAAACAGATACCTCAAAATAAGGATAATTAAATGTGAAAAAATTTTTAATCTTTTACAACTTAAATAAATTGCAAATCTCAATAATTTTGTAGCTTTCATAAATTTCCTCTCAAACTTTCCCTATTGAGAATAAAAGAATTTCTCTAAATCTTTTTATTATATCTATAATGGAAATTTTCCCTTGATATATTGAATTTTCAATATCAAGATAATAAGTCAGATATTCTTTTTTAAATGGATGGACACTTCTAAACTTCCATGGTTTTGAAGACGTCGTAAAGTGTACTATTGCTGGTTTCTTTTTCAAATTTGCTAAACTTTCTTTCTCAATTCCGATGACTGTTCTTCTTTTGGCAAAAAATAGAAATTGTACATTCCATTTTAAAGGTAACTCAAGCCAATCTCTTTTATACACCGCATTAAAAGCAGCCTGATCATTTAGCATTGTTAAGTGATTAAATTCTTTGATAAATTTTTCTAATTTTTTCGTTGCCTCATTTTCTCTCATACTCTTTAAATTCATAACCATAATTCCACTGTTAAAAGTTTTTTCATCTTCACGAAGCCCCATAAACTTATTATCCTTGTTATATCCAGGATTCCAAACAGCTGCAATCTCTGGTTTTGAATTATCGTTTATGAATTCATCCCATAATCCCCCAATATCTTCTTTCACTAACAAATCACTGTCTAAGAAAATACAAGTTTCCCATTCTAATAAAATTGACGGCAGATAAATTTTTACATACGCAGCTCTAGAAATATGCCATTTTGGTTGAACATGACTTAGAATAGAATCGTCAAAATACAAAAATTCAATTGCACAATTTTGATATTCATTTTCGAGTTCATCGCCTAACTTCTTCAAGTCATTTACAACTTTTTCTGTTAAAACACACTTTATATTAATTTTTCTATTGGTATTTGCTAACATACTTTTTATTGTTACTACTGCTGGAATAAAGTAATTTTTATCAGTAATCAGCGCAACATTAATATCATTTTTACTCATAATTTTACACACTCTCACTATTAATCAAATTTAATAAGTTTGAAAAGAAAAAATCATTGTTAGATTTAAATTTACTAAACTTATGCTCGCTAATTCTAGCTAAGCATCTGGAAAAGCTTTCCTCATCCGTTGCTTCAAAACAATAATTAAGTTCAACAAATAATTTAGTAATTTGAAATTGATGGTCATCAACATGCTCCCCATATTTAGACTCTCTTGGAATCACGATAACTTTTTTATTTCTCTCCAATGCAGAAATTATCGATCCCGTACCTCCATGAGTAATTATTATATCAGCCTTATCATAAAGTTCATTTATAAATATTTTCTCATAAAATTTTTTTGTCTTAAAATTTTTAGGTTCATACGAACATGAACCAATTTGCCCAATTACTTCATTATCAGAAATTTTTCCATCCTCAATAAATTTATCAACCATTTTAATAAGTCGATTAAATTGGAATTTTTGTGAACCAACAGTTACAAAAATCATTTCCGCTCCTCCCCCTTAATATATGTTTCCTAAACAAATTGCATTCGGATAAAATTTTTTTAATTCCTCCCACTGGATAATAAAAATATCACAAAATTTATACAGTAGCTTTCCAGTTAAAGTGGGTGAAGAAACCTTTGCAAAAGATTCAATAAAAATTAGTTTTTTCCCAAAAATCTTACCTATCAGATATGTTGGTATAACTGATAATGCTCCTGTAGAAATAATAATGTCAGGTTTTTCTTTGAAAAATATTCTAATAGACAATATCGAATTCCACAAAAATTTTATTATAAAAAATAACTCTTTCCGATTTAGTTGTTTTAAAAAGTAAGTATCTGTTGACGAATAATTATACATAGTTTTTTCAGTAACTATATAAAGTTCAAACGTTTCACCTAATTTATTTAGCATTAGTAATTCATCATAATGCCCTCCAGAGGAAGCAATTAAGCATATTTTCTTGGTTTCATTATCTATATTTTTCATCAATTTTTAATATGCTCCTCTAGATAAAAACATTACTTTAATCGTCTGGGAAATAATCTTCAAATCATTCCACACCGACTGGGTTTCAATATATTCCAAATCAAATTCCACCATATCATCAAAATGAACGTCATTTCGCCCTCGAATCTGCCATAACCCTGTGCAGCCAGGTTTAACACACAGACGTAACATATCACGTTGACTGTACTCATCAACCTCTCTTTTTAATGGAGGTCTAGGCCCAACTAATGACATCTCTCCTTTTAAAACATTAAAAAGTTGAGGGAGCTCATCAATACTAGTTTTACGAATCTTTTTCCCTATCTTTGTTACTCTAGGATCTTCCTTTATTTTGAACATAGCTCCTTCGATTTCATTAAATTCAAGTAGTTCCTCCAATTGCTCTTCTGCATCGGCACACATGGAACGAAATTTATACATAGTGAATAAATTCCCATTCTTTCCAACCCTTTTTTGAGAAAAAACGATTGGACCTTTTGAATCTTCTTGCTTTATCAAAAAAGCAACTATGACAAATACTGGACTCAAGAGAATAAGCCCCAATAAACTACCTAAAATGTCTATTCCTCTTTTGAACACACGAAAATATAACGTTTTCCTCCCAAAGTTTTTGCCAAAATCTGGATCATCCACGTTATCCCCTATTTTTATATATAATTCTTTTTGCACTGTATTTCTACCTGTGTTTGCAAACTTTCCCTCCAAATTTAACACTCCTTTAAAAAAACAAATCCCATAACACCAACAACAAAGTTATGCACGTTTTATATAACAACAACTATTATGTAATCAATGCATACCAACAACTATATGTGTTACTTTTATACCATTCCTAAAACAAACCAAATTTTTTCTTTTTAATCTCCTTAAATTCTGGCCGTTGGATATCATCTCCATTCAAGATATCCTTAGCCATTTGCTGCATTGCTTCAACATAGTCTGATCCCATATCTGCTGCAATAGCATCGTAAGCTTTTTTCATAAAAAAACCACGTTTGTCAATATTATGCGCATCAGATGCCATCATGTACACCATACTATGCGCAACCATTTGTTTTGCTATTTTTTCAATTTTGCTCCCAAAAATACCAACATAACTAGGAGCTGTTAATTGAGTTAACACACCCATTTCTAAAAAAGGCAACAGACGATTAGGATCTTCAATAAACTTACTGTTTCTTTCCGGATGCACAATTATTGGAACGTGCCCTGCCTCCAATAATTTGTAAAACATCTGTTTTGAATACGCGGGTATCTCATTTGTCGGAAATTCAATCAATAGATAGCGATTATTCAAATCCGCAAATAAAATATCATTCGTTTGAATTTGTTCTAACAATTCACCTCCAATACGTACTTCTTGCCCTTCAAATAACGTAAGCGGAACCTTTCGACGATCCAATTCTTCTTGCAATGCTGAGACACAAGAAATAACTTTACCAGCTGAATTATCATACTTACCATTATTATGGTGAGGCGTACATAAGATATGAGTAATTCCTTGTTTGACAGCCATTTCCGCCATATCAATTGAATCATCGATCGATTGAGCTCCATCGTCTATTCCAGGTAGTATGTGACAATGTAAATCAATCATTCGCTTGTTCCTTTCTATTTTCTATGAACCATAATAATAGCCCTGATCTGAAATGTTTTTAGATCCGTTATACACAACACCAAGGATATTTGCATCTACCATCTCTAGTAAATTTTTTGCCTTCAAAAGGGAATCTCTTTTTGAGACATTTTCACGAACAACTATGATCGTTCCATCTGATTTAGAAGAAACAATCTGCGCATCCGTTACAGCAACAACCGGTGGCATATCAAAGATAATCAAATCATATTGCTGTTTCAATTCTTGCAATAGCTCACCCATCCTTCTAGAATCCAATAATTCAGATGGATTTGGCGGTTTAGGTCCGCTAGTCATCAAGAACAAATTGTCTACTCCAGATGATTGGACCACTTGATGTAATGCTATTTCTCGACTTCCCAACAACGTACTTAATCCACGGGTATTATCCAAAGAAAAAGTCTTAGCAACAGTTGGCTTTCTCATATCTGCATCCACCAGTAATACACGTTTACCAGAATTAGCAAAAACAACAGCTAGATTAGCAGAAGTAGTAGATTTCCCTTCGCTTGGTCCAGAAGATGTAATAACCAATGTCTTTAAATCTCGATCTACCATAGCATACTGAATATTTGTTCGAATCGTTCGAAATTGTTCTGATATAGGTGAAGATTTATCCGCTAGAGTAATCAAACTGACTGCTCTTGTTTTTTGTTTCTTTTGATGTCTTATTTTATTTGCCATTTCTTACTCCTTTAGACTCTTGGACGACTTCTACGCGCTGGCGTAGACTCATCTGAATTCGATTTTTCTTTTAACACAGGTCTTGGAATCTCTGTATTTAAATTTCTTGATTCAGTAACAGACGAATTCGGTGGTGTTCTAACAACTTTTGCACTCAGCTCTTTTGCTGTCATATTAGGAACCACTCCTAAGATAGTAAAACCAAGATCTTCTTCCACAAAACGGTCATCTTTAATTGTTTTATCAAATAGTTCTAAAATAAAGGCTGCTGCGATTCCACACATTATACCCAAGGCTAAACCAATTATTAAATTCAACTTATCATTTGGCGAAACTGGTTTGATATTAGCTGTAGCTGCTGATATGATCGTGATTTTGTCTACATTTAACATATCTTTTGCTTTCTCTTGGAAAACCGAAGCTGTCTGATTCGCAATATTTTGAGCGACAACTGGATCAGTCACTTTTGATACAATCGAAAACATTTGTGAATTTTGTGACTGATTAACAGAAACACTTGCGCCTAATTCTTCAACGGACAAATCATTTTCATGTTTTTCCTTCATTCTTTGTTGCACTTCACTCATTACCGTGTCACTTTTGATCAAATCTTTATACGTGTTGATCATTTGCAGATTACCATTGATATCGTTGACATTCGTTGTTTCATTTTGCGGTAATCGAACGATCAACTGTGCCTGAGAACTATACTTAGGGGTGATCACAAAGTAAGTCAAAACCCCTGCAATTCCTAGTCCTAAAAACATACTAACAATAATCAAACCTACACGTTTCTTTAATACTCCAATTAACTCTTGTAAACTGATTGTCTCTTCCATCTTTTCCTCCATTAACTACGTACAAATAATATAAACACTAGATAAACTAGGCGTAAAACTAATTATAAAATAACAAGCATACGCTAACGATTAAAAAATAAACGAATTTAGAGACAAGCTCTACTTATTTCGTTAAGACTTTTTTGTCAGCACGTTATCCGCTCTCCGGAAGTAGTACTTCTTCTTCTATGACATTTGGTCCTACGTTAACCGGAATATTATCTAGAAGTTTTCCAATTATATCCAGCTTATCAGACAAGCGATTTCTTAACGTCTCATTTTTAATGAGCTCAAGCTGATTGTAGTTAAGAATATAATTTTCAGAATTTGCATTACTTGTTAATTCTTCGCCTTCTCTCATCAGATTGATCGATTTTTCCAATTCACTATATTGCGTAACTTGAGTATCTATTTCATCCAGTAATAGTGTAATTGCATCATGCCAAGCACCTGTATTTCCAGATAGCTTCTCTCTTATGCGCGTTATTTTTTCAGCAGTTGCTTCTTCGCTAATGACAAGGGTCTCATCTTTAACTGACCAGTCAGTTGGCCCTTGGACAAGTAGCTTCGTTATCTCATTTTGTATAGTGTATTTCTTTCTCACGTTCTTGATACTATTAGTCAATTCTATTTTTCTTTGGCCTATTTCAGTATGACCTGTAGAGAACTCTTTACTGTTCAAGCCAAAATCTTCTGCCTCATACTTTACTGCAGCTATCTGTCCTTCAACTTCCTTGATTGAAGATTCTTTGATCGAATCGGTTAAAAACTCTTGTTCATCATTTCTATAGAATTGACGAACTTGTTTGTTCAGCTGTTTGATCTTTACAGCCTCATTCTCTACTGTTGCTTCAGCATATTCAATTTTTCGTTGATGTTGCTGTTTAGCATTTATTCTGATTCCTAATAAACAAATACCTATTGAGCAACTAATCACAATCAAATAAATGATTATTTTTACTCTATCTCGATTTACCAACCAACTTTTTATCACTCTTACACTCCTTTAACATACCTACCTTTTTGTAACCAACCTCTTTTTATTTTTTCACAACAATTCTATTTTTAATCACTCACAAATTATTTGATAGCATTCAAAAAAGCTACATAATCTGCTTGTTCAGTTGTTTCTTTAATAATTGATTTTTCAAAGTTGCCTTCAGTAAAATCCGTAAGGGAGCCTGCGATTAGATATGTAATAGTCGCATTCCCGATTAATTCCATCCAATACCCATCCGAATCATCTTCATGTACAACCGTTTTTACCATACCGCCCATATTTCTAACAGTAATAGTCTCATTAAACTTACCACCACTCAACAATACATACATTAAGCTGCTGGCACACATTGCGGTTCCACAAGCATTGGTAAAACCAACGCCACGTTCGAATGTTCGCACAAATATTTTATTTTTTCCTATTATTTCTACAAAACTGACATTGACTCCATCTGTAAAAATTGGATTCTCTCCATTTACATATGCGGCTATTCGCTCAAATTCATCTCCCATAAGTGTTTGATGATCCACAAATGTGATCAAATGGGGATTTGGAACAGCTACAACCGAAAATTTCAAATCACTGGACAATTCTGGAATTACTTCGTCTATAATCGTATTATTTTTAGCTTGCATCGGAATCGCATCAGCTTCAAAACTAACAGGTGAGATCTCTACTTGATACGTAGCAACATGTTCCCCTAGGTTTGGTGCTTGTCGTACTTTAAGATCAGCAAACATTGTTTCTACTGTGAAGGATTCTTTCTCATATTTTTCTGCTAAATACCTAGCAACAGTACGCAAGCCATTACCGCACATACTCGCTTCACTTCCATCGCTATTGATAACTCGCATCTTAGCTATTGCTTCACCATTCAACACTTTCTCAACTAGCAAAAGACCATCAGCACCACCGAGTAAACCAGTCTTTCTATCACACAAACTAGTGCGCAAATCATCAATTTCCTTATCAGTAAAAGGGCGTTCTAATTCGGTCTCATCAATTAAAAAAAAATCATTTTCTGACCCATGAACTTTTTGCATAGTTATATTCATTCTAAATCTCCTTTACTCTTTTGCCTTCCTTTTTTTATATTCCTAACTATTAGTATGCCACAAATAAAAAGAGGAAAACAGTGTAATTTACTGTTTTCCTCAAAAAGTTTCTAATTTTTATAATTTTTTCTGCTTATTTAGCCGCTGCAAAGCGTTTATTAACTTCATCCCAGTTTACAAGATTCCAAAAAGCATCTATATAATCAGGACGTACATTTTTGTAATTTAGGTAGTAAGCATGTTCCCAAACATCTAAACCTAAAACGGGTGTTTTACCATCCATCAAAGGAGAATCTTGGTTAGGTGTTGAAGTAATTTCTAATTTGCCGTTATTTAAGACCAACCATGCCCAACCTGAACCAAAACGTCCAGTTGCTGCTGCTTTAAATTCTTCTTTTAATTTATCAAAACTGCCAAAAGTAGCATCAATAGCGTCTTTGATGTCACCTGTTGGTGCTCCACCTGCGTTAGGAGCCATAATTTCCCAAAAGAAAGAGTGATTTGCGTGTCCGCCACCATTATTACGTACTGCTGTACGAATATCTTCAGGAATACTATCCATGTCAGCAATCAAGTCTTCTACTGATTTTGTTCCTAGTTCAGGGTGTTTGTCGATTGCTGCATTTAAGTTCGTCACGTAAGTGTTGTGATGTTTGTCATGGTGTAGATGCATTGTTTCTACATCAATATAAGGTTCTAATGCATCATAAGCATAAGGTAAATCTGGTAAAGTGTAAGTCATAAAAAATCCCTCCATTAATTAAGTATAGCGTTTCATACATTCTTAGCATAACAGATTTTATGGTAACCTTCAAAGTAATTGCTTACAAAGTTCGGGCAAAACTTGTTTTTCCCTGCTAACTCCTTTAAAATGACGTGTGTACTCAATTTCAAGTCAGGAGAGAATATATGAACTCATTTACGCTTTTTAAACACTCACTATTTCAGTTTACTGATCTCCATCAGGCTAAAAAAATGTCTTTTTGGAAGGTCATTTTATACGTTATTTTCCTAAGCATCATTCTTGCTTTACCAATAACAAAACAAATATTTTCTATTATGCAAGATATCAAGAATGATGGTCAAAAAATTGCAGCAAAATTGCCAGACTTTAAAATTATTGACGGAAAACTAGACACAGCAACTAACGTTGAAGGATTCATTTATCAAACAAACTCTATTATTTTCACTTTTGATCCCGAGGGAAAGCGATCACTTAGCGACGTTACGACCGATTTGGTTGGAAATGCTGTTGGTTTAGGTTTTTTACAAGATGAATTTGTGGTAGCTTTACCAAATTCGGGTGCCGCTGACTCGTTGCTAGGTGCTAATCAATTTGAAATCCCTTATTCTAAAGGTTCATTGGATGGTTTAAACAGTAAGGATCTAAAAGAATCATTAGATGAAGCTAGTGTTCCATTTTGGATCAAATTAGTCATTTTTGTGTTTACTTTATATCCCACATTCATTAATCTTATTATCAACTTACTTATGATTACGATTGGCGCAAATCTTTATAGTAAAATTCGTCTGTACAACTTGCGTTTTTTGGATTGTCTAAAGATCTCAACTTATTGCGCCACACTTCCAGTGATTTTTAGTAGTATACTTCATTTTATCAATCGGTCATTTGATGATAGCTTTTTAATTGTCTTTGTTTCTCTATTGATTTTCTTCATTGCTATTCGTAAAGAAGAGAGAAAAGAACCGCCGTTAGCTTAATCTTAAAAACTAATTGTTTCAATCAAAGCTTAA
This genomic stretch from Enterococcus haemoperoxidus ATCC BAA-382 harbors:
- a CDS encoding glycosyltransferase family 8 protein translates to MSKNDINVALITDKNYFIPAVVTIKSMLANTNRKINIKCVLTEKVVNDLKKLGDELENEYQNCAIEFLYFDDSILSHVQPKWHISRAAYVKIYLPSILLEWETCIFLDSDLLVKEDIGGLWDEFINDNSKPEIAAVWNPGYNKDNKFMGLREDEKTFNSGIMVMNLKSMRENEATKKLEKFIKEFNHLTMLNDQAAFNAVYKRDWLELPLKWNVQFLFFAKRRTVIGIEKESLANLKKKPAIVHFTTSSKPWKFRSVHPFKKEYLTYYLDIENSIYQGKISIIDIIKRFREILLFSIGKV
- the pssE gene encoding PssE/Cps14G family polysaccharide biosynthesis glycosyltransferase, translating into MIFVTVGSQKFQFNRLIKMVDKFIEDGKISDNEVIGQIGSCSYEPKNFKTKKFYEKIFINELYDKADIIITHGGTGSIISALERNKKVIVIPRESKYGEHVDDHQFQITKLFVELNYCFEATDEESFSRCLARISEHKFSKFKSNNDFFFSNLLNLINSESV
- the pssD gene encoding PssD/Cps14F family polysaccharide biosynthesis glycosyltransferase, translating into MKNIDNETKKICLIASSGGHYDELLMLNKLGETFELYIVTEKTMYNYSSTDTYFLKQLNRKELFFIIKFLWNSILSIRIFFKEKPDIIISTGALSVIPTYLIGKIFGKKLIFIESFAKVSSPTLTGKLLYKFCDIFIIQWEELKKFYPNAICLGNIY
- a CDS encoding sugar transferase: MEGKFANTGRNTVQKELYIKIGDNVDDPDFGKNFGRKTLYFRVFKRGIDILGSLLGLILLSPVFVIVAFLIKQEDSKGPIVFSQKRVGKNGNLFTMYKFRSMCADAEEQLEELLEFNEIEGAMFKIKEDPRVTKIGKKIRKTSIDELPQLFNVLKGEMSLVGPRPPLKREVDEYSQRDMLRLCVKPGCTGLWQIRGRNDVHFDDMVEFDLEYIETQSVWNDLKIISQTIKVMFLSRGAY
- a CDS encoding tyrosine-protein phosphatase encodes the protein MIDLHCHILPGIDDGAQSIDDSIDMAEMAVKQGITHILCTPHHNNGKYDNSAGKVISCVSALQEELDRRKVPLTLFEGQEVRIGGELLEQIQTNDILFADLNNRYLLIEFPTNEIPAYSKQMFYKLLEAGHVPIIVHPERNSKFIEDPNRLLPFLEMGVLTQLTAPSYVGIFGSKIEKIAKQMVAHSMVYMMASDAHNIDKRGFFMKKAYDAIAADMGSDYVEAMQQMAKDILNGDDIQRPEFKEIKKKKFGLF
- a CDS encoding CpsD/CapB family tyrosine-protein kinase, yielding MANKIRHQKKQKTRAVSLITLADKSSPISEQFRTIRTNIQYAMVDRDLKTLVITSSGPSEGKSTTSANLAVVFANSGKRVLLVDADMRKPTVAKTFSLDNTRGLSTLLGSREIALHQVVQSSGVDNLFLMTSGPKPPNPSELLDSRRMGELLQELKQQYDLIIFDMPPVVAVTDAQIVSSKSDGTIIVVRENVSKRDSLLKAKNLLEMVDANILGVVYNGSKNISDQGYYYGS
- a CDS encoding YveK family protein, which encodes MEETISLQELIGVLKKRVGLIIVSMFLGLGIAGVLTYFVITPKYSSQAQLIVRLPQNETTNVNDINGNLQMINTYKDLIKSDTVMSEVQQRMKEKHENDLSVEELGASVSVNQSQNSQMFSIVSKVTDPVVAQNIANQTASVFQEKAKDMLNVDKITIISAATANIKPVSPNDKLNLIIGLALGIMCGIAAAFILELFDKTIKDDRFVEEDLGFTILGVVPNMTAKELSAKVVRTPPNSSVTESRNLNTEIPRPVLKEKSNSDESTPARRSRPRV
- the dapF gene encoding diaminopimelate epimerase — its product is MNITMQKVHGSENDFFLIDETELERPFTDKEIDDLRTSLCDRKTGLLGGADGLLLVEKVLNGEAIAKMRVINSDGSEASMCGNGLRTVARYLAEKYEKESFTVETMFADLKVRQAPNLGEHVATYQVEISPVSFEADAIPMQAKNNTIIDEVIPELSSDLKFSVVAVPNPHLITFVDHQTLMGDEFERIAAYVNGENPIFTDGVNVSFVEIIGKNKIFVRTFERGVGFTNACGTAMCASSLMYVLLSGGKFNETITVRNMGGMVKTVVHEDDSDGYWMELIGNATITYLIAGSLTDFTEGNFEKSIIKETTEQADYVAFLNAIK
- a CDS encoding superoxide dismutase; this translates as MTYTLPDLPYAYDALEPYIDVETMHLHHDKHHNTYVTNLNAAIDKHPELGTKSVEDLIADMDSIPEDIRTAVRNNGGGHANHSFFWEIMAPNAGGAPTGDIKDAIDATFGSFDKLKEEFKAAATGRFGSGWAWLVLNNGKLEITSTPNQDSPLMDGKTPVLGLDVWEHAYYLNYKNVRPDYIDAFWNLVNWDEVNKRFAAAK
- a CDS encoding DUF1189 domain-containing protein; translation: MNSFTLFKHSLFQFTDLHQAKKMSFWKVILYVIFLSIILALPITKQIFSIMQDIKNDGQKIAAKLPDFKIIDGKLDTATNVEGFIYQTNSIIFTFDPEGKRSLSDVTTDLVGNAVGLGFLQDEFVVALPNSGAADSLLGANQFEIPYSKGSLDGLNSKDLKESLDEASVPFWIKLVIFVFTLYPTFINLIINLLMITIGANLYSKIRLYNLRFLDCLKISTYCATLPVIFSSILHFINRSFDDSFLIVFVSLLIFFIAIRKEERKEPPLA